ATTGTCTCAATTCCAATTCCATTGAGTTTCTTTGCCATGTCTGCAATTACAGTGTGTACGTCATCAACGTTTTTTGCACCGGTGCATACTACTTTACCTGAAGTGAAAACAAGGAATGCAGCCTTTGGATCAGACACACGGTAAACAAGTCCGGGGAACTTCTGTTTATTGTATTCCGCACCTTCAAACTCTGCTTCGATTTTAGTAAGATCAAATTCTTCGGCAAGTTTTGTGGAAGCCACCACATTTTCGATTTTAATGTTATAATCAGCCATGATTTCTATTCCTTGTATTTAAAAAATATAAGTATTGATGTAGCTTATATAAGCACCCTTTTCATTTATAAACCTATTTAAATGCTTTTACCTTCAGCCTTTACATTTTTGAGCCCATTTATTATGGTTTCGTATTTTTTAGATACTCTTTCCACTATATTTCCATCTATGGATTTGTGGGTTGGGATAAGCAAAGCAGCATCAGAATCGATCTCTGTGCTATCGCTTGTGGTGCCGTAATCAGGTGCTATTTTCACTCCTTCAGGAGAGATGCCTATATGGAGATCATTAAGAATCCTCGAAACCATTTCCGTTGCAGGATAGGCTTTGAGTTCAATTGTCATGGCCTTTGATACATATTCTTCCCGAAGTTCCTTTACACGGGAAATATTTTGTTCCGTAATTTCAGGGTCACCTGATTCCTTCAGGATTTCCATAATTCCAATAATATCATCAAATGTCGTGGAGCCAGCTTCAATAATTTCCCCTGCATAATTGGTGGAAACCTTTTCAGTGTAACCCTTTGAAATAATTAGCTTGAAAACAGTGTCCAGAGTGTCCAGATCTTCTTCGGTGGGGCTGTAAGCATTTACAACCTTGAAATCCTTTATTCCACACAATTCCGCCAGGGATTCGTACATAGGGGTAAATCCGATATACCTGCGCCCAAGCCAGCGATCCAGTCCTTCTTTGCCACTTTGCTCTCTGGAAAGTTCCATGATCTTCTTTCTGATAGCTTCAGGATTGTTTTCTTCCAGATTGAAGTAATCGGCAAAAAGAAGTGTTGTGGTCAGTATCTTTGAACGCCCTTGTGGTTCTGCTTCCACCAATCCCCTTCCAATCAGTTCCTTGATGTGATCGTAGGCTGTATTTCCTCTCAGATCAACAATGTCGGATTGTATGACCGGCTGGTGATAGGCAATCATTGAAAGAGTTCGCAAGAGGGGCGCAGTCATTTCCTTTGGAGCAAAGGGACGTACTTTATCCGAATACTGAGGCTTGACCTGCATCACATAACGCTTGCCAAGATCGATTATTTCAAGGCCTGCATCCCGGGTTTCATAATCGAGAATAAGTTCCTCTACGATTGTGAGTGTTGTTTTTTGCTTTTTACCTACAAGTTTTGCCAGTTTGTCCAGTTCTACTGCTTCCCCTGCTGCAAAAAGCGCTGCTTCGATAGCGTTCTTTTCACTCATTTACCTCGTTCACTCCTTCAGTAAGCGCGCTCATCCCATTTCGCGGATATATGTATAGTTCGCCGAACAGCTCTTTCTGGCAAAGGCATACTCCTTTATCGGCAGCCAGGAAAAGGAGGGATAAATATGTCATAATTCGCTCGGATCTCTCGGGAAGTTGCTCGGTAACTTCGGAAAACGTAATGCATTCCTTTCCCTGGAGCATTTCCTCAATCATCTCTTGAAGACTCTCCGATCTTCCTTTTATGTCTTCCTCGTGTGCAATTTCAAGAACATCGTCGGTTGAAGGGATCTCCGCCTGTCGTTCGGCATTTTTTCTCCTTCTTTCCGTCCTTTTTGTTTCAACCCTCTCAGCTTTCTTGAGTTCGTTAATCAATTCCTGCAAGGTTACAGGACGGGTGGCGCTTCTGCGAACAGGCAGGCTCGGTACGGGATAATCATCAACATCCTGAAAATCAAGGTCATCGTCAAGAGGCTCTTCAAGTTCATCTTCTTCCTCCTGTACGATTCCGGTTGATTTCATTCTCAGGAGAATAGCAGCATAGAGTAGTGTTCTTCCTGAAATTCTCAGGTCCATCATTTTCATTTCTTCGATTTTTTCGAGGAATTTGTCAGTAACCTGAACGATATCGATGTCCCAGGGATTAATGCTTCCGCCTTTTGCAAAATTAACCAGGATTTCCACAGGCTCACAGAGAATGTCTTCGGGAATTTCGATATCTTCTTCTGCAACCCCAAGACTCCTCAAGGTCTCTATAAATTCAGGATTAACGGCATTTCCATTCTCGATTACGAGATGGGCGGATTCTTCCTGTCCTTCCATCACCTGATTTTCACACCTGTGATGCTGGTAATGTTCTTCTGCTGCATTGTAACACCGATGGTGCGTGCAGCACTTTCAATCATTGGTTTCCTCAGGGATACTACAATAAACTGTGCGTTATCTGCGGATTTTCGGATGCGTTGTGCGACCCTGTCAGCATTGTAACCGTCAAGGAACATATCAATTTCATCAAATGCGTAGAATGGAGCCGGGCGGAATTGCTGGATTGCAAAAATAAATGCAAGTGCAGTTAGACTCTTTTCACCACCTGACATGGCTTCAAGACGCTGCAGTGTTTTTTCTTTTGGTGAAGCTTTGAGGGTCATACCTCCGGAGAACGGCTCTTCCGGATCATCAAGTACAAGCTCTCCTTCACCATCTGAGAGTTCATGGAAGATGTCCTTGAATGCTTCATTGATACCATTATAGGATTCCATGAATGTGTCTTTCTTGAGTTGCTCATACTGATCAATACGCTCAAGAATCTGCTCCCTTTCATTGAACAGGATAGCACGGCGACTCTTCAAATCCACAAGCCTGCCTTCGACGTCTTCGTATTCGTCGATAGCTCGCATGTTGACAGGTTCCATGGCCTCCATTGCTTTTTCAATGGAAGCAATACGTGTGCGCACTGTTTCATATCCCGGAACCTCGTCGGTTTCTTCAATACCGCGTCTTTCAAGCTCGGTTTTGAGTTCTTCTGCCTGTTCATCGAGTGCCTTGCGGGTGGCTTCAAGAGCTTCCAGTTGAGTAAGAGCTTTCTCATGCCTTTCGCGGGCATTTTCGAAATCTTTCCTGAACAGTTCGTATTGTGATTCCTTATCACTGCGTTCCTGTTGCAATTGCCTGAGCTCTCCTTCAAGCTCCTGCTCACGGTTGCTTTTCTCTTCAAGTAGTTTTTCGAAATCTGTAATCTGGTTCTTAAGTTCAGCAATACGTCCCTGGCTCTCTTTCTTCTTGCTGTCAAGCTCTTCAATGTCCTGACGATGCTGCTGAATACCCTTGTCCGCATATTCCCTATCTAGATTCAGAGCGTTGATCTGCCCTTCAATATCCCTTATCCTGCCGTCAAGCCTGCGCATTTCTTCATCCATTTCCTCTGCCTGGCGGTTAAGTTCTGGAATTTCGGACCCTTCCAGTTCTTCTTCCAGACCACGAATGCGGCCGGAAATGTCTTTCTCAAGAGTTTCCTTCTCTGCCTTTTCAGAGACGACAGTTTCCATCTCTTCCTTGAGCTCTTTTCTGCTGGCTTCTATTTCTTTCAGGTCTTCATCACGGCCTGCAATAAGCTGACTGAGTCTTTCACCACGACTTGCTATTTCCTCAAGTTCCATCTGTTTTCTGGAAATATCCTTCTCAAACTGCTGCATGTCCCTGTTTATGGAAGAAATATGTCCCTCAACAGAATCCAGTTTGCGAATCATTGATTCCCTTCTGGATTCAAGCTCCGTGAGTTCCTCTGCAAGTTTGGTAAGTTTTCCCTTCTCAGATGCGGCAAATGATAATCCTGATTTTTTCTGGGAACCGCCTGTCATGGCACCACTTTTTTCGACTAGTTCTCCTTCGAGGGTAACCATTCGAAGACCGCCCATGAGCTTGCGAGCGTTCTCAAGGGTATCCACTACAAGGGTATCCCTGAATACGTACCAGAAAGCACCTGCGAATTTGGATTCAAAATTAATGAGATCAATTGCATAGCCTACAACTCCCTTCCTATCAGACATATTCTTGTAAGGCCGTCCTTCTTCCAGCTTATTCATCGGGAGGAATGTAGCTCTTCCCGCACGTCTTCTTTTCAGGAAATCAATTGCTCGGGAGGCGTCCTCGTCGCTGTCAACAACAACAGCCTGCATTCTCCCGCCTGCCGCAATTTCAAGTGCAGTGGAATACTTCTGGTCCGCCCTGCCAAGTTGTGCGATAGTTCCGTGTATACCGGGTAAACCGTGATGTTTTTTCTCCTGCAGAACGGCTTCAACCGCCCTTGAATATCCGCTAGAATCCTCTGCGGCACGAACCCGGGCTTCAAGCATAGCATAAGAGTGCTGTTTGTTGCGAACTTCTTCAACGAGTTCGGACATCACCTGTTTTACCTGGTGACGGTTGCTTTCCAGATCATCAATATCTTTGGTGAGGGCTTCAACCTGCTCGTTGAGCTTATCAATGTCATATTGGACGGATTTTGTATCGCTTTCTGCTGATTCCGCCTTTTGCTTTGCTTCTTCGATCTCTTTCTGGATATCCATGGCGTCTGCAGACTTTCTCCTCAGGGCATCAAGAATGCGATCTTCCTGTCGCATTAGTTCGTTTTTATCGCTTTTCGTCTTCTCAAGCTCATCCCTTAGAGACGTAAGCTGATCCCTTGTCTGGGCAAATTTCTCATCAACGTCAGCAATCCTGCTTTGCAGGATCATCCTTTGGGTTTTTTTGTCGGAACTTTCCGCTTCCACAACTTCTTTCTGAGCGTTACGCTCCTCTATTTCAGAGTCAAGAGCTGTAATTTTCCCTTTTGCTTCATCAATCTCGACAAAAGTCCTGCGCCTTCTGCTTTCGATCTCCTCAATCTCTTTTTCGGAAAGCTCGATGCGATCATTGCATCTTCCAATATCCCCGCGTATACCTTCGATTTCCTTGCGGATCAATATCTGCTCGTCTTCACCCTTTTTCTGGATATTGGCATTGAGTTCCTTGAGCTCTTTTTCGATGGAGTCCAGTTTCTCTTTCCTGTTCTCAAGTTCCTGCTCCAGCCCTTCTATTTTCTCGCTTTTTTCAGAGAATTCCTCTTCCACGCGACTAAGCTCGGTTTTGGCATCCTTGAGTTTTGCGAGGAGAACAAATCCCTCATACTTCATTTTCTCTTCTTTGAGGGTGCGGTATTTGACAGCCTGATCGCGTTCGCCTTTGAGTTTGTTAAGCTGGGTTTCAACCTCATCAATAAGGATGTCCGCACGTTCAACTCTCTCACGGACGATTTCCAGCTCATTAAGGGCCCTGTCCTTCTTGCTGTCAAATTCAGAAACACCTGCAATCTCATCAATAATCTTGCGGCGTTCTGTAGGTGTCATTGTAATGATACGGGTGACATCTCCCTGCATTACCACATTGTAGCCTTCAGGGGTCACTTTTGCTTTTGCAAGGTAATTATGGACATCCGTTAAGCTCACGGATTTCCCGTTAAAATAAAAATAGCTGTAGTAGCCGTTTTCCGTACTTCGGACTTTTCGGGAAATTATGACTTCATCAGCATCCACAGGCAGTTCCCGATCTTCATTGTTAAAATGGATTGTAACCTGTGCATAATCGGGTTTTTTGTTTTTATCGCCGTTGTAAATTAAATCTGTTAGTTTTTCAGCTCGTAAAGTACGTGAGCTTGAAAGACCGAGAACAAAGAGCACACCGTCTATGATGTTTGATTTACCGCTCCCGTTAGGGCCGGAAATCGTTGTAAAATCGTCAAAAAAAGGAATTTTCACTTTTTTGCCGAAGGATTTGAAATTAACAAATTCTATTTCCTTAATGTACACGTCAATCCTCGTTAACTTGGAAGGATTATTTCCTGCGGGTAGTGGTTATAACCGTGTCTTCATCTTCCCTGTTTTCAACGGTTTCGAATTCAGTTTCCTGTTTTCTTCTGATGCGGCTTTTTTCTTCGGCAACTATATACTCACAATCGTCGCCCGCTCTTTCGTTGCAAGGTCTGGATGTGGTGGTATTTTCTGGTATGATCAGTAAATCATCCTGTGCTTCATTCACGACGCTTGATTCGCTTTTCGGAACACTTTCATTTATATCCCTTATATTAAAACTCATGGTGCGTCGTGGTTTTTCTGGCTCAGGTATTGTGGCTTCTTCAGGCTCAGGCGTGGGCGGTATTTCAGGTTCAATTCTTTCAATAACCGGAGGTTGTGGAGGTGTCCTTCTAACAAATAGATTGTCGGAGATTCCGGTGTGTGGTCTGGGTTCCACTGGAGTATTGTCTTCTCGTTCAGGAGTTTTGATTTTCTGGATCATGGATTTCTGATCAAGCAGTTCATCCATAACTCCACTAACAGTATTGGTAAGTTCCTGAACTTTTTGTTCAAGCCTTATAAGGCGGTTGTTAATCTCCAGATCGCTTCGGAGATCATCGCGTAATTCACGAATAATAGAGTCTCTGAGTGTGGTTTTGATCTGTTCCACTTCTTCGCTCTTCTGTAAAAGCTGCTTTTCAAGCCTTTCTATTACAAAATCCCTTTGGCCCGCTTCCAATTTTGCACCTCGCAAACCTGTCTTTCCCTCTTTGTTTTATTTAAAAGGCAATTCTATATAACTTATTGCTTTTCGTTCGTTACCGGGAACTAATTGTGGAAATATTCGTTGTTGGATCTTTTTCAACCTCAAACACATTGTCTGCCGAATCAATAAGCGTTTCGTCGTGTGATACAATAATAATCTGTCCGGCTCCGGTTTCCCGCATTAGGTCAATAAGTTTGATAAGCTGGTGAACATGTCCTCGATCAAGGAATACAGTTGGTTCATCCAGTATCAACGGAGGCATCTCATTATTGTAGGCGCCGCCATCCAGTCCCCTTGAAAGCAGACGGTAAATTGCACACCGCAACACCAGATTAAATATTGCCCGCTCTCCTCCGCTAAGGAGTTTTGGTTCCAGAGGTGTTCCGTCTTTCTCGTAAACCGTAAGCTCGTAATCACTGTCCAGTTGTATTCTGGAATATGCATTGTTGGTATACATGAAAGAGAAGATTTCATTGAGCAACCTGTCAAGAGCTTCGATATTGCGTGCACGTAAATCTGCCCTCAGTCTCAGGTACATCTCTTCAAGTTCTTCCGCTTCTTTGTAAACGCCATCAAGATATGTTTTCTTATTGAGGAACAGCTTTAATCGATCTTTGAGTTCTTTCTGTCTCTCAATTGCACTCTCAACCTGCCCCATCTCCACCAATGCTTCATCCTTCTGGCTGCGAGTCCTGTCTATTTCCCCTGACAGGCCGGTGTAAGCCATTTCCAGTTTTTTGTGATTCTTCCGCAACTGGATCGGGTCATTTTCCCCCATATTTCTCTTAATTTCATCCACATGTTTTTTCTGGGACAGGATCTGCTTCTCAATAAGATCGGCTTTTTCCTGCAACTCTTTTTCCTTTTCATGCAGGTGTTTTGTCTCGGCTTTCATTTCCCTGTACTCAAGCATGTTCCGGGAAAGCCTTTTCATCTGGTTCAATTTTCCTTCAAGCAGCTTATGCTGTAATTCTGCTTTCTCTTTTTCAGCATTCAGGTTTTCCAGTTGTATTCCAAAACTGGAAATGTCCTGACTGGATTTTTCCAATTGTTCCTGTAGCTGTTCTCTTATCTTTGTTTCTTCTTCAATTTGAAAATAGTAGTCTGCAATGGTACTTCTCGAAGTGGTGAGTTGGTTCTCAGCAAGCTGAATCTGATGCTCTAGTCCTGTTATTTTGTCCCGGTACTTTTTTGCCAGATTCACCAGTTCCACTTTGGCAAGAATCTCCTTTTCCTCAGCTTCCACTTCACCAAACTGCTTCTTTAGTCCATCAAGCTCTTTTTCTTCGGTTTCAGTGCTTTCGTTAATAGGAGATCCGTGCATGTCCTGTCCGCAGGTGGGACAAAAACCCTTGTCAATAAGCGCATAGTTCTTGGCAATCTGCTCCGATAATCTGGTGATGTTTGTCTCCAATTCCACACGCTTGCCGTGGAATTGGTGCCTTCGGTTTACTATCAGGTCATCAATCTCATCAAGATTTTCCGATTTTTTCCGGTCAAAACCGATTTCGTCAAGTTGCCGGTAGATGCTGTCAATTTCTTTTTGCAGCTCTGAAATTCGCATTTCTGAACTTGAAGAGGCATTCTCCTTTTCGCGAATTTGCTCCTGTAATCGGGATATTTTTGCAGTGATATCAGTCTGGCGTTTTTGCAGATTATCAACTTGCTGCTTAGCATTTTGCTGGCTTTGAAGGGTAGTTTTTTCATCTGTTTTGATGTTTTCAATGGAAGTATAGGCTTTTCTCTCCTCATCCCTTGCATTTTCCAGCAACACATCAATGTCCGAGTCAGTTTCAATTTCGATTTCTCTTTGGAGCATTCCGATCTCTTCACTAAGATCGTGGCAGGATTTTTCCAATTCGAGAATTCTGCTGCGGGAATCACTTCCTGACTTCAATACAGTGCTTTTCTGCCCCTGAAGTTCCTTAATTTCACCCATCAACTTGTTTTTCTGCTTTTCCATTTCAGTATAGGTTTCAATTTGTTTCAGGATGAGGTCAATTGCACTTTTTGCACGTTCCCTTTTGTCACGCATATCGTTTAACTCGAGGTCAAACTTGCCGATCTTTTCTTTAAGCGTATTTAGCTGTTTTATGGGGGAGTGGGATTCTATTTTCTCAATCTCGTCTTTATGATCGCCAATCCTTGCTTCCACTTCGGTAATATGCCTTCGGAGCCCGGTCCGTGCTCCTTTTGCACGCTCCCTGTATTCCTCAAGCTTGCCTATCTGGAGCAGGTCATCAATCATACG
The DNA window shown above is from Methanohalophilus levihalophilus and carries:
- a CDS encoding TATA-box-binding protein produces the protein MADYNIKIENVVASTKLAEEFDLTKIEAEFEGAEYNKQKFPGLVYRVSDPKAAFLVFTSGKVVCTGAKNVDDVHTVIADMAKKLNGIGIETIKNPEITVQNIVASADLKAVLNLNAIAIGLGLENIEYEPEQFPGLVYRIDEPKVVVLIFSSGKLVVTGGKSPENCEQGVEVVRQQLENMGLL
- the scpB gene encoding SMC-Scp complex subunit ScpB, yielding MSEKNAIEAALFAAGEAVELDKLAKLVGKKQKTTLTIVEELILDYETRDAGLEIIDLGKRYVMQVKPQYSDKVRPFAPKEMTAPLLRTLSMIAYHQPVIQSDIVDLRGNTAYDHIKELIGRGLVEAEPQGRSKILTTTLLFADYFNLEENNPEAIRKKIMELSREQSGKEGLDRWLGRRYIGFTPMYESLAELCGIKDFKVVNAYSPTEEDLDTLDTVFKLIISKGYTEKVSTNYAGEIIEAGSTTFDDIIGIMEILKESGDPEITEQNISRVKELREEYVSKAMTIELKAYPATEMVSRILNDLHIGISPEGVKIAPDYGTTSDSTEIDSDAALLIPTHKSIDGNIVERVSKKYETIINGLKNVKAEGKSI
- a CDS encoding segregation and condensation protein A, translating into MEGQEESAHLVIENGNAVNPEFIETLRSLGVAEEDIEIPEDILCEPVEILVNFAKGGSINPWDIDIVQVTDKFLEKIEEMKMMDLRISGRTLLYAAILLRMKSTGIVQEEEDELEEPLDDDLDFQDVDDYPVPSLPVRRSATRPVTLQELINELKKAERVETKRTERRRKNAERQAEIPSTDDVLEIAHEEDIKGRSESLQEMIEEMLQGKECITFSEVTEQLPERSERIMTYLSLLFLAADKGVCLCQKELFGELYIYPRNGMSALTEGVNEVNE
- the smc gene encoding chromosome segregation protein SMC, which encodes MYIKEIEFVNFKSFGKKVKIPFFDDFTTISGPNGSGKSNIIDGVLFVLGLSSSRTLRAEKLTDLIYNGDKNKKPDYAQVTIHFNNEDRELPVDADEVIISRKVRSTENGYYSYFYFNGKSVSLTDVHNYLAKAKVTPEGYNVVMQGDVTRIITMTPTERRKIIDEIAGVSEFDSKKDRALNELEIVRERVERADILIDEVETQLNKLKGERDQAVKYRTLKEEKMKYEGFVLLAKLKDAKTELSRVEEEFSEKSEKIEGLEQELENRKEKLDSIEKELKELNANIQKKGEDEQILIRKEIEGIRGDIGRCNDRIELSEKEIEEIESRRRRTFVEIDEAKGKITALDSEIEERNAQKEVVEAESSDKKTQRMILQSRIADVDEKFAQTRDQLTSLRDELEKTKSDKNELMRQEDRILDALRRKSADAMDIQKEIEEAKQKAESAESDTKSVQYDIDKLNEQVEALTKDIDDLESNRHQVKQVMSELVEEVRNKQHSYAMLEARVRAAEDSSGYSRAVEAVLQEKKHHGLPGIHGTIAQLGRADQKYSTALEIAAGGRMQAVVVDSDEDASRAIDFLKRRRAGRATFLPMNKLEEGRPYKNMSDRKGVVGYAIDLINFESKFAGAFWYVFRDTLVVDTLENARKLMGGLRMVTLEGELVEKSGAMTGGSQKKSGLSFAASEKGKLTKLAEELTELESRRESMIRKLDSVEGHISSINRDMQQFEKDISRKQMELEEIASRGERLSQLIAGRDEDLKEIEASRKELKEEMETVVSEKAEKETLEKDISGRIRGLEEELEGSEIPELNRQAEEMDEEMRRLDGRIRDIEGQINALNLDREYADKGIQQHRQDIEELDSKKKESQGRIAELKNQITDFEKLLEEKSNREQELEGELRQLQQERSDKESQYELFRKDFENARERHEKALTQLEALEATRKALDEQAEELKTELERRGIEETDEVPGYETVRTRIASIEKAMEAMEPVNMRAIDEYEDVEGRLVDLKSRRAILFNEREQILERIDQYEQLKKDTFMESYNGINEAFKDIFHELSDGEGELVLDDPEEPFSGGMTLKASPKEKTLQRLEAMSGGEKSLTALAFIFAIQQFRPAPFYAFDEIDMFLDGYNADRVAQRIRKSADNAQFIVVSLRKPMIESAARTIGVTMQQKNITSITGVKIR
- a CDS encoding AAA family ATPase, which gives rise to MKIKRLQVNNIRSYEEMELDFDDGVTVVSGVNGSGKSSLLEACFIGLFGSKGIPKNFVLSDMVRKGSDSASIVLEFEHQEHNYEIAQQFRNNPETGKAATSQTSLEKDGELIADHANLTYDNIRALLRMDEEAYRNCVYIRQGEIDILINAKPKERQRMIDDLLQIGKLEEYRERAKGARTGLRRHITEVEARIGDHKDEIEKIESHSPIKQLNTLKEKIGKFDLELNDMRDKRERAKSAIDLILKQIETYTEMEKQKNKLMGEIKELQGQKSTVLKSGSDSRSRILELEKSCHDLSEEIGMLQREIEIETDSDIDVLLENARDEERKAYTSIENIKTDEKTTLQSQQNAKQQVDNLQKRQTDITAKISRLQEQIREKENASSSSEMRISELQKEIDSIYRQLDEIGFDRKKSENLDEIDDLIVNRRHQFHGKRVELETNITRLSEQIAKNYALIDKGFCPTCGQDMHGSPINESTETEEKELDGLKKQFGEVEAEEKEILAKVELVNLAKKYRDKITGLEHQIQLAENQLTTSRSTIADYYFQIEEETKIREQLQEQLEKSSQDISSFGIQLENLNAEKEKAELQHKLLEGKLNQMKRLSRNMLEYREMKAETKHLHEKEKELQEKADLIEKQILSQKKHVDEIKRNMGENDPIQLRKNHKKLEMAYTGLSGEIDRTRSQKDEALVEMGQVESAIERQKELKDRLKLFLNKKTYLDGVYKEAEELEEMYLRLRADLRARNIEALDRLLNEIFSFMYTNNAYSRIQLDSDYELTVYEKDGTPLEPKLLSGGERAIFNLVLRCAIYRLLSRGLDGGAYNNEMPPLILDEPTVFLDRGHVHQLIKLIDLMRETGAGQIIIVSHDETLIDSADNVFEVEKDPTTNISTISSR